One window of the Anomaloglossus baeobatrachus isolate aAnoBae1 chromosome 12, aAnoBae1.hap1, whole genome shotgun sequence genome contains the following:
- the CALM1 gene encoding calmodulin-1 has protein sequence MADQLTEEQIAEFKEAFSLFDKDGDGTITTKELGTVMRSLGQNPTEAELQDMINEVDADGNGTIDFPEFLTMMARKMKDTDSEEEIREAFRVFDKDGNGYISAAELRHVMTNLGEKLTDEEVDEMIREADIDGDGQVNYEEFVQMMTAK, from the exons GCCGATCAGCTGACTGAAGAGCAGATTGCTG aaTTCAAGGAGGCTTTCTCCTTATTTGATAAAGATGGGGATGGCACAATTACCACCAAGGAGCTGGGCACAGTCATGCGGTCACTTGGTCAAAACCCGACAGAGGCTGAGCTGCAGGACATGATCAATGAAGTGGATGCTGATG GCAATGGCACAATTGACTTTCCTGAATTCCTGACCATGATGGCAAGGAAAATGAAAGACACAGATAGCGAAGAGGAGATCCGTGAAGCATTCAGAGTGTTCGACAAG GACGGCAACGGTTACATCAGCGCAGCAGAGCTCCGTCATGTAATGACCAACCTAGGGGAAAAACTAACAGACGAAGAGGTAGACGAAATGATCAGAGAAGCCGATATAGATGGAGACGGGCAGGTCAACTACGAAG AATTCGTACAGATGATGACCGCAAAATGA